The following are encoded in a window of Astyanax mexicanus isolate ESR-SI-001 chromosome 6, AstMex3_surface, whole genome shotgun sequence genomic DNA:
- the stmn1b gene encoding stathmin 1b produces MASSGDIQVKELDKRASGQAFEVILSPSAPEGKGDFPLSTPKKKEVSLDEIQKKLDAAEERRKNHEAEVLKHLAEKREHEKEVLQKAMEENNNFSKMAEEKLNLKMEANKENRTKQMAAMNEKFKEKDKKIEEVRKNKETKEDGGEEDN; encoded by the exons ATGGCGTCCTCTGGAG ATATTCAGGTTAAGGAGCTCGACAAGCGTGCTTCAGGCCAAGCATTTGAGGTCATTCTGAGCCCCTCGGCACCAGAGGGCAAAGGAGATTTCCCTCTGTCCACTCCAAAAAAGAAGGAGGTGTCTTTGGATGAGATTCAGAAGAAGCTGGATGCAGCAGAGGAGAGACGCAAA AATCATGAGGCAGAGGTCCTAAAACACTTGGCTGAGAAGCGAGAGCATGAGAAGGAGGTTCTCCAGAAAGCAATGGAGGAGAACAACAACTTCAGCAAGATGGCAGAGGAGAAACTCAACCTGAAAATGGAAGCAAACAAAGAAAACCGCACAAAACAGATGGCCGCAATGAACGAGAAGTTCAAGGAGAAG gACAAGAAAATTGAAGAAGTCCGAAAGAACAAAGAGACAAAAGAGGACGGAGGCGAGGAGGACAACTGA